From the Priestia aryabhattai genome, one window contains:
- the sspL gene encoding small, acid-soluble spore protein L — translation MGTKKSANRGQVAPGVNPQGHGKDVEFSTEPKSELENKAKKSNTKI, via the coding sequence ATGGGTACAAAAAAATCTGCTAACCGAGGTCAAGTAGCTCCTGGTGTTAACCCTCAAGGACACGGAAAAGATGTTGAGTTTTCAACAGAACCGAAAAGTGAACTTGAAAACAAAGCGAAAAAATCAAATACAAAAATTTAA